In Microtus ochrogaster isolate Prairie Vole_2 linkage group LG9, MicOch1.0, whole genome shotgun sequence, the following are encoded in one genomic region:
- the LOC102001120 gene encoding olfactory receptor 5M10-like — MTSLNHTTAGMDFILVGLTDSPVLGRILFVVFLLIFVVTLAGNLSMIVLIRTNSHLQTPMYFFLGHLSFVDIYYSSNVTPNMLRGFVSDQKTISYAGCFTQCLLFIALVITEFYILASMALDRYVAICSPLHYSTRMSKDVCVSLVTFPYVFGFLNGLSQTLLTFHLSFCGSRVINHFYCADPPLIMLACSDTHVKKMAMFVVAGFTLSSSLSVILLSYLYIFAAILRIRSAEGRQKAFSTCGSHLTTVTIFYGTLFCMYLKPPSEKSVEESKIIAVFYTFLSPLLNPLIYSLRNKDVINAMKEVIKGNFCQKILV; from the coding sequence ATGACCTCCCTAAACCATACTACTGCAGGGATGGATTTCATTCTTGTGGGACTCACAGACAGCCCGGTGCTGGGGAGGATCCTCTTCGTGGTGTTTCTGCTCATCTTTGTCGTCACTCTGGCAGGGAACCTGTCCATGATTGTGCTGATCAGGACCAATTCCCACCTGCAAAcgcccatgtacttcttccttggGCACCTCTCCTTTGTAGACATTTACTACTCTTCCAATGTTACTCCCAACATGCTGCGTGGTTTCGTCTCGGACCAGAAGACAATCTCCTATGCTGGGTGCTTCACTCAGTGTCTCCTCTTCATTGCTCTGGTGATCACCGAATTTTATATCCTTGCTTCCATGGCACTGGACCGTTATGTGGCCATTTGCAGCCCTCTGCATTACAGTACCAGGATGTCCAAGGATGTCTGCGTGTCTCTCGTCACATTTCCTTATGTGTTTGGCTTCCTGAATGGGCTCTCTCAGACTCTGCTCACTTTCCACCTGTCTTTCTGTGGCTCCCGTGTAATCAACCACTTCTACTGCGCAGACCCTCCTCTCATCATGCTGGCTTGCTCTGACACCCATGTCAAAAAGATGGCCATGTTTGTGGTTGCTGGCTTTACTCTTTCAAGTTCTCTCAGTGTCATTCTTCTCTCTTACCTTTACATTTTCGCAGCCATCTTGAGGATCCGTTCAGCTGAAGGAAGGCAAAAAGCCTTTTCTACCTGTGGCTCCCACCTGACAACAGTCACCATATTTTATGGAACCCTTTTCTGCATGTATTTAAAGCCTCCATCAGAGAAGTCCGTGGAGGAGTCCAAAATAATAGCAGTTTTTTACACCTTTTTGAGCCCATTGCTGAACCCCTTGATCTATAGCCTAAGGAACAAGGATGTTATCAATGCCATGAAAGAGGTCATCAAGGGAAATTTCTGCCAGAAAATTTTGGTTTAG
- the LOC101981401 gene encoding olfactory receptor 1020-like, protein MVRTLKGVQAKNETEVTEFILLGLSDNPDLQNILFALFLVIYMMTLVGNLGMMVLIKVDRSLHTPMYFFLSSLSFVDASSSSTVTPKMLVNLLDEDKSISFNGCAAQFFFFGSFLGTECFLLAMMAYDRYAAIWNPLLYPVLMSGRICFMLVTTSFLAGFGNAAIHTGMTFRLSFCGSNKINHFYCDTPPLLKLSCSDIHVNGIVIMAFSSFTVLSCVLIVLISYLCILIAILRMPSAEGRHKAFSTCASHLMAVTIFFGSILFMYLRPTTSYSMEQDKVDSVFYTVVIPMLNPLIYSLKNKDVKEAVRKIIQQRVL, encoded by the coding sequence ATGGTCCGAACCTTGAAAGGAGTGCAAGCTAAAAATGAGACAGAAGTGACAGAATTTATCCTTCTGGGGCTCTCAGACAATCCAGACCTGCAGAACATCCTCTTTGCATTGTTTCTGGTGATCTACATGATGACGCTTGTGGGTAATCTGGGCATGATGGTACTAATTAAGGTGGACCGCTCTCTGCACACACCTATGTACTTCTTTCTCAGCAGCCTTTCCTTTGTCGATGCTTCTTCCTCCTCAACTGTCACTCCTAAGATGCTGGTAAACCTCCTGGATGAGGATAAGAGCATTTCTTTCAATGGCTGTGCTGCCCAGTTCTTCTTCTTTGGCTCCTTCTTGGGTACTGAGTGTTTCCTACTAGCCATGATGGCATACGACCGCTATGCAGCCATTTGGAATCCCCTGCTGTACCCAGTTCTCATGTCTGGGAGAATTTGTTTCATGTTGGTGACTACTTCATTCCTAGCAGGCTTTGGCAATGCAGCCATCCACACAGGGATGACTTTCAGATTGTCCTTTTGTGGCTCTAATAAAATCAACCATTTCTACTGTGACACCCCGCCCCTGCTCAAGCTTTCTTGCTCTGACATCCATGTCAATGGCATCGTGATCATGGCTTTTTCCAGTTTTACTGTCCTCAGCTGTGTTCTGATTGTTCTCATTTCCTACCTCTGCATCCTCATTGCTATATTGAGGATGCCCTCTGCAGAAGGAAGACACAAAGCGTTCTctacctgtgcctcccacctCATGGCTGTCACCATCTTCTTTGGTTCTATTCTCTTTATGTACTTGCGGCCTACTACTAGCTACTCGATGGAGCAGGACAAGGTTGACTCTGTGTTTTATACAGTAGTGATTCCCATGCTAAACCCTCTCATCtacagtttgaaaaataaagatgtgAAAGAGGCAGTGAGGAAAATTATACAGCAACGTGTGCTATAA